Genomic window (Nitrospiria bacterium):
CACAGATCGGTAAACGGTAAGGTTTTTGGGGTCTATTTCCAATAAACGTTTGTTGTTTCTATCCAGTACGTAAAGACGATCCCCAGAGGGTGAAAAATCTCCAGCCACTAAGCCCCCCTCAAGCGTCGTTCTTGCCTCTTCCGTAATCGAAGGCCAGGGACGTTTATTAAAGTCGATCTGGTAACTTATGATATGGCTGCGCTTTGCCCCCTCTCCTTTCCAGCAAAGAACACCCATTCGGGTCTCGTCCTTTGAAAGGATTACTGTCCGGGGGAAAGGGCAAGAAGAAACCTTTCGACCATCACCCAAGCGGTTGAGGAGGGTTAGCTGACTGGTCTCAAGATCTGCGGTAAAGAGAAAGGGGTTTTTAATGGAGGCTTTAATACTAATGGGACTCCTGCCCGTTTGGTAGGAAAGCTGAACCGCTTTGCTGGAATCCTCTTCACCAATGGGAAAAGACACCATATATCCATATCTTTCCCTTGGCCCTTTGGTCATAGGGTCATACTGAACCATGTAGAGTTTATTCCCTTCAGGGTCTGGAGTCATATCATAAACCTGGTTAACATCAATCATCCGCTGTTCAATTGTTTTGAAGGATTTTCCATCGATTCTATGAAAGGCGGAACTAGGCCAATTCATCGTTAAAAACTGCTCCCCATTTGGAGAAAAAACCCCCGGCCCTCTAAAAGGAAGTGAATATATTATTTCATGACTTTTTAAGTCAATGACCGTCGTTGTTTCGGAATACCAATGTTGGGCCCAAAGTTGTTTACCATCGGGGGAAGAAATCAAGCGCCAGGGGGCAACACCTGAATAAATTTTTTTGATCGTTTTTCCCTCATTAAGATCAATTACCTGGATATTATTGTTGGCACCGTTTGCCACATATGCAACAGGAACTTTCTTAGTAAAAGAAGGGAAGGTGAAGCCCATTAACCCTGATAAGCCAAACAAAATAAATAGAAAAACGATTCCGATCAAGCGACTAAAAAGTTTCATCATTGAAAACACTCCCTTTGATGAAAAAGATAGAAAAGGCCTGTGCGCAATTATAAGCACACAGGCCTTCGAATATCAATTTGAGCAGTTTTTATACTAGTTGCCAGTCTTGAAAGTGCTAGTAAAATCCTGGGCCATAGGAGTTCCGCCCAAGTCTTGAACGGCTGTTGTAATTCTCACACAGTAATTTTGTTTTGAGCCCAAGGTTGGATTGGGATCAAAAGTCCACACATCATTGGCTCCACTGACAACACCAGCCACGCTAGGTCCTAGTGTGTCACATGGATTACCTCCACTACCTGCACCCTCATTTAAAAGGAAGCTGTTTGTATCCACCCCGGTAACAGGTTCTGAGAATGTAGCCACAACATTCGTATTTCGGTTAACATTTTTCGCTCCATCGGCAGGATCTATATTGGTAACAGTTGGAGCACCACCTGGAATTGTGGTAGTCGTTGTCGTTGTGCCCCCAGTTGTCGTTGTTGTAGAAATGGTGGTTGTAGTTGTGGTTGTAGTAGTTGTAGTTGTCGTTGGGCCACTCACAGGATACCCTAGAGGAGTTGAGGTATCTCCCGTTCCTTGATCAGCACTTCGGGCTGTTCTGAAGGTCCAGGAAATTTCACTGGCAATGCAGTTATTGTTAAAATCACAGACCACATTTCCCCCGGCGATTCGGGCCGTATAGTTTTCCCTACCAGAAAGGACCACATCATGGGGGAAAATGGCCCATACACCGTCATTAATCTGATCCACATAAGCCGGGACGGTAACACCTCCTGAATCTTCAAGTGTGAAGGTTGTGTTATCAATTCCAGTAACAGGCTCTGTAAAGAAAGCCTTCGGAACCACATCGATATGAGTATCAACCGCCCCGTTGGGAGGATAAAAACCGGAAATATCGGTGCGAATTGCAGGCGGGGTGGTGTCGGTTTGACCTGTAATGTTGATCACCACATTTTTGACCTCCATAGGGAGCGCAGGTGCACCTTCTACAACCGCAGGTTCAACGGTGGGTGTTCGCCCGTCACAGGCCCCATTTAGCACACAGGGCTCAAGGAGAAAATCGGTATCCGTATCTGCTAGATTTCCAAGGAATTTCTCAGCCACAACCGCTTCGAAGGCTTGGAAGTAAACCGCCGCGGTAACTGCAACGGGTCCTACCGTTCCAGGAGGAATCACCACGGAATACCGGTTTAGTGTTGCCGTCGCATCCGTATTGGGCAATGGGCGCAGACGGGAATCAACCAGGAAGGCATCGTCAAACAGGTCACCATCTCCATCCAGGTCATTATATTGGGGAAGACCAAGCGGATTGTTTCGGTCAATGACCGTGCCACCCGAATCAATCGGCATATTATTTGCGTTCACCACCATGTTTAACGGAGTGGCGTAAGGTAAATCTAACGTGGGACAGCCATTACCGAGAGAGGCAACGGCTTTAAATTGCCGTGAATATGGATCAGCTGAACCTGCCGGAACCGTCCAGTTACACCCGGGGTAATTTGGATCGATCATATCTGCCGCATTCAGATATCCCACCCCTAGGGAGGTTCGGCTCCAGAAGGAATCTTGAATTTGAAGCTCATTTCCGCTTGCCAAATCATACGCACGAACCGAAACCCAGGCGTTTCGTCCCTCAGGGAAACCTGTTGGGAAATTGTGACCGCTTCCGCTATTGGTAACACTTAGATTAAGTGCGGGGTTCGTACCGGCCCCTGCACTCGCCGGGCCAGAAAGGCTGATGTCTAGGACGTTACGCATCCGGTCCCAAGCAAACCGCGGGTGTTGGGTATCAGCTCCTTTGTTTGTCACATTTTCCCAATAGGCATTATGGTAAATACTGGTATCATCCGCCGATGAAAAGCTATTAACTGATAGAGTTGGATAAGGTTCAATTGCTCCACTAGTTTTGATATCCGCACCAACCATCTGAGTGATATAAGAATTCCCCCCTACGAAATGATGAGTGAAGAAAACCGGTCGAGTGGGGCCAGAACTGCACACCGTACCATCCGTAGTATCGATCGGGGCAACGGGGTTCCCACTTACATATAATGTTTGTGCTGTTCCCGGCTGGCCGTAATCCTGCTGCATGTGACAGGTTTCGCAATCACGCTTAAAAGCGGGATCAAAATTGCTATTCCCCGCCCTGTCTGCATAACGGCTATGGGACCATTCGGTGTAGGTCCGCTCAATCGGGAAACCGCCTACCCAATTGCCGAGGGCATTTTGGATAGTCATGGGATTTGTTACATCATGACAGGCAGCACAGAATTCGGACCGTTCAAATTTTACATGGTAATATCCATCATGTTTTCCTGAAAAAGAACCCTGTTGGTAATTTATATTGATATTGAATACATCGCTCACGTAAGGATCTATTTGAGCTGTATAATCATCCCAGGTTAAAGGACCAAACCTCTCAGGATTTCCAATGCCATGTGGAGATAATCGAAAAGCCCCCGCCCCGATCCCATACCCTAAATTTCCGCTCGTAGGATTCGGTTCATTTAACGTATCAGGGGGGGTCACAAGCGCGTCTCGATCCCCTGTTCCTAAAGCAGGAACATATTCCGTTCCGGATTTAACATAGTTATGATAGGGCGTGTATCTTGTTTCCACATTGGTATGACAAACCTCGCAGAAAATTCCCTGTTGCCCGCTTAGGGTGTTACGGAATTGTGCGCTGACCTCGGCAAAGGCGGTACCCGTCCCGTCGTCCGATGTGGGATCAAAGGTTGGGCTTACAGGCCCATGTTCCAAACCAGAGGGAGTATCGGGCCCAACCCCCGCCAAATCCACCTGATCGGTATAATTGGTTGGCATATGGCATCGTGAGCAGAAATCATCCATCAAAGAACCGGAACCAGATGTTTGATGGATCGTGGTTCCTATATCAAAGGTTGATGAACAATTCGCTCCGTCCGCAAAGGGATTGATGAGGGCCCTGGTGGTAGCATCCGGAGGATTGGGTGTATCACAGTTTCCATCAGTCGCGGTCAAACGGGCCACCAAAAGGAAGGCGCCTCTCCAACCCGTATCCCGCCACGCATTGGACATCATGGATCCATTCCAATCATTCCAAATCCGTGTATGGCACCCATCGCACGTACCAGGGCTGTTGGTACCCGTCCAGTCCCCTTCAAAAGGAGGAGGAAAAAACGCCGCCTCGTCCACATTATAAGGAGCGGCCTCGGGAATCCGATTCGGAAGCTCCCCGTGCCGCGCAAATGAATTGGAGACAAAAGCCAAGAGGAAAAAAGTAATGGCTAAAAAGCCTAGAAAACCTATTATCGATGTTTTCTTTAAACCCATTTTCAATCCCCCTAAATTTTTTTTGCTCTTTAAATAGCCCATAAAAACAGCTAAGCATTGTTATAATAAAACCTCTACCTCATTTCTGTTGGTCACTCCGACTTAACCCTTATTGGGATTAGAATCCCAATTAAAAAGTTTCTTACTCTTTTGACCTATTTTGACATAATTGTCAATGGGGCTTTGGTACTAGTTTAGTATTAAATTTGGGGTTTTTAATACCAAAATAAACCTAAAAATGAGGATATTAAGGTCTATCTAATGAAATTATTAACTCATATTTAAAATTTTCATGAGCAAGGGAATAGTCCCACAAGGGGGTAAAATCTTTCATTTATTATTGATTTTTATTTTCAGGTTTTGAGGGATGATGGTCAATATTTATATAGGCATCAATAAATTCAATTATTTTATTTTCATCATAATCATTAAATATTTGAATTTTTTCCCAGGCGGTTAAAGCCAGCTTTGAATCCATTAAAGGATAGGGAGCAACCACAAGCCTATCATATTTTCTAGCAAGTTCTCCCATTTGTTTTTTCCACGGATCACAACCATCAGGACAATTATATTGAATCAAAACACCCCCATCCTCAAGATTATGAACCTGTTCCTCAAGTGGGATTGGGATTTCATGAACGCCCCACTCTGCGATATAACGGGTATGAGGCCCTGAGGTTGGGGGATTACTGTTATAAGGCTCATGGGGCACTATTGGATGATCAATATGCTCATTCCCCAAACCCGGAACAGTCCGCCCAGGTTCCTTCTGTAAAGAAACGGTCTTAGCCAGCATTTTTTTCTCAGGTTTAATCCCTAAA
Coding sequences:
- a CDS encoding Ig-like domain-containing protein, producing the protein MGLKKTSIIGFLGFLAITFFLLAFVSNSFARHGELPNRIPEAAPYNVDEAAFFPPPFEGDWTGTNSPGTCDGCHTRIWNDWNGSMMSNAWRDTGWRGAFLLVARLTATDGNCDTPNPPDATTRALINPFADGANCSSTFDIGTTIHQTSGSGSLMDDFCSRCHMPTNYTDQVDLAGVGPDTPSGLEHGPVSPTFDPTSDDGTGTAFAEVSAQFRNTLSGQQGIFCEVCHTNVETRYTPYHNYVKSGTEYVPALGTGDRDALVTPPDTLNEPNPTSGNLGYGIGAGAFRLSPHGIGNPERFGPLTWDDYTAQIDPYVSDVFNININYQQGSFSGKHDGYYHVKFERSEFCAACHDVTNPMTIQNALGNWVGGFPIERTYTEWSHSRYADRAGNSNFDPAFKRDCETCHMQQDYGQPGTAQTLYVSGNPVAPIDTTDGTVCSSGPTRPVFFTHHFVGGNSYITQMVGADIKTSGAIEPYPTLSVNSFSSADDTSIYHNAYWENVTNKGADTQHPRFAWDRMRNVLDISLSGPASAGAGTNPALNLSVTNSGSGHNFPTGFPEGRNAWVSVRAYDLASGNELQIQDSFWSRTSLGVGYLNAADMIDPNYPGCNWTVPAGSADPYSRQFKAVASLGNGCPTLDLPYATPLNMVVNANNMPIDSGGTVIDRNNPLGLPQYNDLDGDGDLFDDAFLVDSRLRPLPNTDATATLNRYSVVIPPGTVGPVAVTAAVYFQAFEAVVAEKFLGNLADTDTDFLLEPCVLNGACDGRTPTVEPAVVEGAPALPMEVKNVVINITGQTDTTPPAIRTDISGFYPPNGAVDTHIDVVPKAFFTEPVTGIDNTTFTLEDSGGVTVPAYVDQINDGVWAIFPHDVVLSGRENYTARIAGGNVVCDFNNNCIASEISWTFRTARSADQGTGDTSTPLGYPVSGPTTTTTTTTTTTTTISTTTTTGGTTTTTTTIPGGAPTVTNIDPADGAKNVNRNTNVVATFSEPVTGVDTNSFLLNEGAGSGGNPCDTLGPSVAGVVSGANDVWTFDPNPTLGSKQNYCVRITTAVQDLGGTPMAQDFTSTFKTGN